In Penaeus vannamei isolate JL-2024 chromosome 15, ASM4276789v1, whole genome shotgun sequence, the following are encoded in one genomic region:
- the LOC113807317 gene encoding uncharacterized protein isoform X1 produces the protein MNIPRVWQHKRGLDDESVAVLLENLPSDYGDTDTEDDTDDEAPGSRDLINNDPRVQEECCTIIIGGDETAPDADVGNPDMDGRPITSEDDQTSQVNNKNKERRRWRKKSQSIEEGVSTRANWCKLSYKPN, from the coding sequence AGGCCTGGACGACGAATCAGTGGCAGTATTGCTGGAAAATCTCCCGTCGGATTATGGAGACACAGACACTGAAGATGACACAGATGATGAGGCTCCAGGTTCTAGAGACCTTATCAACAATGATCCACGTGTTCAAGAGGAATGTTGCACTATTATCATTGGAGGTGATGAGACGGCTCCTGATGCTGATGTAGGGAACCCTGATATGGATGGAAGGCCTATAACATCGGAGGATGACCAAACCTCACAagtaaataacaagaacaaagagCGTCGCAGATGGAGGAAGAAATCACAATCAATAGAAGAGGGAGTTTCGACCAGAGCAAATTGGTGCAAACTCAGCTACAAACCCAACTGA
- the LOC113807317 gene encoding uncharacterized protein isoform X2: protein MVYRVWQHKRGLDDESVAVLLENLPSDYGDTDTEDDTDDEAPGSRDLINNDPRVQEECCTIIIGGDETAPDADVGNPDMDGRPITSEDDQTSQVNNKNKERRRWRKKSQSIEEGVSTRANWCKLSYKPN, encoded by the coding sequence AGGCCTGGACGACGAATCAGTGGCAGTATTGCTGGAAAATCTCCCGTCGGATTATGGAGACACAGACACTGAAGATGACACAGATGATGAGGCTCCAGGTTCTAGAGACCTTATCAACAATGATCCACGTGTTCAAGAGGAATGTTGCACTATTATCATTGGAGGTGATGAGACGGCTCCTGATGCTGATGTAGGGAACCCTGATATGGATGGAAGGCCTATAACATCGGAGGATGACCAAACCTCACAagtaaataacaagaacaaagagCGTCGCAGATGGAGGAAGAAATCACAATCAATAGAAGAGGGAGTTTCGACCAGAGCAAATTGGTGCAAACTCAGCTACAAACCCAACTGA